A part of Paenibacillus donghaensis genomic DNA contains:
- a CDS encoding LamG-like jellyroll fold domain-containing protein produces the protein MKQPNKFLAAILSVGLLMPGPIMSAAGSTGSTEEVDFRGHWAEQDFRKWVDKGLIKGDGAGGYKPDQSITRAEFMALCNRLFNFEALSGREFTDVPASSKNYQDVQKAVAAGYIQGYSDGRISPEQAVSRQEAAVVFSRLFHLDPSARNSSKLKDVPGLPDWSRQAVDTLVSSGYVNGYEDGSFQAYRPITRAEVVRLMNRLSGEIVNQPGTYTMAEAGNVIINRQNVVLENTRIAGNLYLTEGIGEGEVVLNNVKVEGTIVANGGGANSIILNNTEAAKLRVAKKNGKLRVLAKGSSRIPLTELYSGGKLEEDVSLTGAGFSRVVVNETLPQDAAVTLSGTFDQVDVKARNETRIHLAAGSIGQMTLHHKTVLQVDQNAEIRELLVEGDERIVVTGSGKVTFDPQYASRIDRESAAPAASAVAVASSAPGGGYIADPSTGGATAPAATPTPTPAATPLPTGEPTPVPTSVPTAVPAATPPVFTNVSVHDPSIIKEGDTYYVFGSHLGAAKSKDLMNWTLIDSGVTPSNKLFKSETSDVTVELAEALDWAKTDTLWAADVIQLADGKYYMYYNACEGSQPLSAMGIAVADDMEGPYKDLGIFLKSGATGYDATVLPNVVDPDVFFDKDGKLWMVYGSYSGGIFILEMDPVTGFPLEGQGNGKHLLGQNHSRIEAPMVNYDPVTGYYYLYVTFGGLDAVGGYNMRVARSLNPDGPYVDYEGQDMINAHGPAGSFFDDAAIEPYGVKLFGNFLFSNLNAEVDFPTYGYVSAGHNSVYYEPESGKTFNVFHSRFPFRGEAHEVRVHQMLMNEDGWPVAAPHRYAGESAAAVTEPEIAGSYQFINHGKDITAEIKPAVEVALLADGTVAGAVTGTWELKDDYYADLYLNETVDGHNVQSAYKGVFLRQWDSTRQTHVMTFSALSNKGVAVWGSQIESLSNQQLVTNAAYQLSLGDTSRVYDDLILPSTSVRGAAITWTSANEAVVTAAGKVIRPEAGSGDGMAELKAEVTLAGASATKVFQVTVVQQAGNALEDGLVAAFDFEGNLQEAASRTSAGITTGNLLNTAGGTITYGEGMNGQAAVFNGDSGVRLPDGLIAGNTYTVSMWLNPQQLTAHTTAFFGAASQNNWISLLPAGTASAAESMLWFGSNAWYSAGMGSQIKTNQWNHLAFTYDKGAVKGYLNGVLQYEGTGFTDVFNGSEGVFSLGVNYWDAAYKGKIDALRIYERALSPESIGWLVSGEPDPDVKVSEISYDTSEQEISVGDTYTAAVRVLPGNAGNKALIWSSSNPSIAKVDGATGEVTGVSLGTAVITATAADGGGVSANYSVKVTDGLVAHYAFDGNLADKLGREGEGTVTGSRLDAVTVGTITYSDGIAGQAAVFDGASGIRLPDGLLDSGVYSVSMWLNPAELTAYTPAFFGAATLDSWISFLPIGGTKHTMLWSGTAWYDAATKLTLQTGQWAHVAFTVNHGAVNVYVNGKLGYSGSQFPDIFQDKKAVFGLGVNYWDTPYKGMMDELKIYSMALTGEQIEADYSLGLLEGPGL, from the coding sequence ATGAAACAACCGAACAAATTTCTGGCTGCTATACTTAGCGTTGGATTACTGATGCCTGGGCCAATCATGTCAGCTGCAGGGAGCACAGGCAGCACTGAGGAAGTTGATTTCAGAGGTCACTGGGCGGAGCAGGATTTCCGGAAATGGGTAGACAAGGGACTAATCAAGGGGGATGGAGCGGGGGGTTATAAACCGGATCAATCGATCACCCGCGCGGAATTCATGGCACTTTGCAACCGGTTGTTCAACTTCGAAGCCCTGAGCGGTAGGGAATTCACCGATGTTCCCGCAAGCAGCAAGAATTATCAAGATGTGCAGAAAGCGGTGGCAGCAGGCTATATTCAGGGCTACAGCGACGGGAGGATATCCCCGGAGCAGGCGGTCAGCCGCCAGGAAGCTGCCGTCGTATTCAGCCGGTTGTTTCACCTGGACCCTTCTGCCAGGAACAGCAGCAAGCTGAAGGATGTGCCGGGGTTGCCGGACTGGAGCCGACAAGCGGTAGATACCCTGGTGTCTAGTGGATATGTAAACGGTTACGAAGATGGTTCTTTCCAAGCTTACAGACCTATTACCAGAGCAGAGGTGGTGCGGCTTATGAATCGTCTTTCCGGGGAGATTGTAAACCAGCCGGGCACTTATACGATGGCTGAAGCGGGAAATGTGATCATCAACCGGCAGAATGTAGTGCTTGAGAATACCCGTATTGCCGGTAATCTGTACCTCACGGAAGGCATTGGCGAAGGAGAAGTGGTGCTGAACAATGTGAAGGTAGAAGGCACAATTGTAGCAAACGGAGGTGGCGCAAACAGCATAATCCTTAATAATACTGAGGCTGCCAAGCTGAGGGTAGCTAAGAAAAATGGCAAGCTGCGTGTGCTGGCAAAGGGCAGCAGCCGCATCCCCCTGACTGAGCTGTATTCCGGAGGCAAGCTGGAGGAGGATGTCTCCTTGACAGGAGCGGGCTTTAGCCGGGTGGTTGTGAACGAGACTCTGCCCCAAGATGCGGCGGTTACGCTGAGCGGTACTTTTGATCAAGTTGATGTAAAAGCCAGGAATGAAACCCGGATACACCTGGCGGCAGGCAGCATTGGCCAGATGACCTTGCACCACAAGACAGTGCTTCAAGTGGATCAGAATGCGGAGATCCGGGAGCTTCTTGTGGAGGGCGATGAACGCATAGTGGTTACAGGCTCAGGCAAGGTGACCTTTGATCCGCAGTACGCGTCACGGATTGACCGGGAATCGGCAGCGCCGGCGGCAAGCGCAGTTGCTGTGGCATCATCGGCACCTGGCGGAGGTTATATAGCGGACCCATCCACTGGTGGGGCAACCGCCCCGGCAGCGACCCCGACTCCGACTCCGGCAGCAACACCGTTGCCCACAGGGGAGCCAACCCCGGTACCAACCTCCGTACCAACGGCGGTTCCGGCAGCAACACCGCCGGTATTTACCAACGTGTCGGTGCATGACCCTTCTATTATCAAGGAGGGGGATACTTACTATGTGTTCGGCTCCCATCTGGGAGCTGCCAAATCGAAGGATCTCATGAACTGGACCCTAATTGATTCCGGGGTTACGCCAAGCAACAAGCTGTTCAAAAGCGAAACCAGCGATGTGACGGTTGAATTGGCCGAGGCACTGGATTGGGCCAAGACGGATACGCTGTGGGCTGCCGATGTAATTCAGCTGGCGGACGGCAAATATTACATGTACTACAATGCCTGCGAAGGCAGCCAGCCGTTGTCGGCGATGGGAATTGCCGTAGCAGACGATATGGAAGGCCCTTACAAGGATTTGGGTATATTCCTGAAGTCCGGGGCTACGGGATATGATGCAACGGTGTTGCCGAATGTGGTCGACCCGGATGTTTTTTTCGATAAAGACGGTAAGCTGTGGATGGTATATGGCTCTTATTCCGGGGGCATATTCATTCTGGAAATGGACCCGGTGACAGGCTTCCCGCTTGAGGGCCAGGGAAATGGCAAACATCTGCTGGGCCAGAATCACAGCCGGATTGAAGCGCCTATGGTGAACTACGATCCGGTCACGGGCTACTACTATTTATATGTAACCTTTGGCGGTCTGGATGCCGTAGGGGGATACAATATGCGTGTAGCCCGCTCGCTGAATCCTGATGGGCCATATGTAGATTACGAAGGTCAGGATATGATTAACGCGCATGGTCCGGCAGGTTCGTTTTTTGATGACGCAGCGATTGAGCCTTATGGTGTGAAGCTGTTCGGAAACTTCCTGTTCAGCAATCTGAATGCGGAGGTCGATTTCCCGACTTATGGCTATGTGTCGGCAGGGCATAATTCCGTGTACTACGAACCAGAGAGCGGCAAGACCTTCAATGTCTTCCACAGCCGTTTTCCGTTCCGCGGCGAAGCGCATGAGGTGAGGGTGCATCAGATGCTCATGAATGAGGACGGCTGGCCGGTGGCAGCGCCGCATCGTTATGCCGGCGAGAGTGCTGCAGCTGTAACGGAGCCGGAGATCGCCGGTTCTTATCAGTTCATTAATCATGGCAAGGATATTACCGCCGAGATCAAGCCTGCTGTAGAGGTCGCTTTGCTGGCAGATGGTACGGTTGCCGGTGCGGTAACCGGAACCTGGGAGCTGAAGGACGATTATTATGCTGATCTGTATCTCAATGAAACTGTCGATGGCCACAATGTTCAGAGTGCCTACAAGGGTGTATTCCTCCGCCAGTGGGATTCCACCAGACAGACCCATGTCATGACGTTCAGCGCTTTGTCTAATAAGGGAGTCGCAGTCTGGGGCAGCCAGATCGAATCGCTGAGCAACCAGCAATTGGTGACGAATGCCGCCTATCAACTCAGCCTGGGAGATACCAGCCGTGTATATGATGATCTCATCCTGCCCTCAACGTCTGTGCGCGGGGCAGCGATCACCTGGACCTCAGCGAATGAAGCCGTGGTCACGGCAGCAGGTAAGGTGATCCGTCCAGAAGCGGGCAGCGGAGACGGTATGGCTGAACTGAAGGCAGAGGTTACGCTGGCAGGGGCATCCGCAACCAAGGTGTTCCAGGTTACTGTAGTACAGCAAGCCGGAAATGCGCTGGAGGATGGGTTGGTGGCTGCTTTTGATTTTGAAGGCAATCTGCAGGAAGCGGCAAGCCGGACCTCGGCTGGGATAACAACCGGAAATCTGCTGAACACTGCCGGAGGAACGATAACTTACGGCGAAGGAATGAACGGTCAAGCCGCTGTCTTCAACGGAGACTCAGGGGTGCGGCTTCCAGACGGACTTATTGCAGGCAACACGTATACGGTGTCGATGTGGCTGAATCCGCAGCAATTAACGGCGCATACAACCGCCTTCTTCGGGGCAGCGTCGCAGAACAACTGGATCAGCCTGCTGCCTGCGGGGACTGCCTCAGCGGCGGAATCCATGCTCTGGTTCGGCAGCAATGCTTGGTATAGCGCAGGTATGGGCAGCCAGATCAAGACCAATCAATGGAATCATCTGGCATTCACCTATGACAAGGGAGCGGTGAAGGGCTACCTGAATGGAGTGCTTCAGTATGAAGGCACTGGCTTCACTGATGTGTTCAATGGATCAGAGGGTGTGTTTAGCCTTGGGGTTAATTATTGGGATGCAGCTTATAAGGGCAAGATCGATGCCTTGCGAATCTATGAGCGGGCTCTCTCGCCCGAGAGCATTGGATGGCTGGTGAGCGGAGAGCCTGACCCGGATGTGAAGGTCAGCGAGATTTCTTATGACACGTCGGAGCAGGAAATTAGTGTAGGAGACACGTATACTGCGGCGGTTCGCGTCCTGCCTGGCAACGCAGGGAATAAGGCGCTGATCTGGAGCTCCAGTAATCCTTCCATTGCCAAGGTGGACGGCGCAACCGGAGAAGTCACCGGCGTATCGCTGGGCACAGCGGTGATTACGGCAACGGCGGCGGATGGCGGTGGCGTGTCGGCAAACTACAGCGTTAAGGTGACAGATGGTCTTGTGGCGCATTATGCTTTTGACGGGAATCTGGCAGATAAGCTGGGCAGAGAGGGCGAAGGCACCGTGACCGGCAGCAGACTGGATGCCGTCACCGTCGGAACCATTACCTATAGTGACGGGATTGCCGGCCAAGCTGCTGTATTTGACGGAGCCTCCGGCATCCGCCTGCCGGACGGCCTGCTCGATAGCGGAGTATATTCTGTGTCGATGTGGCTGAATCCGGCGGAACTGACGGCTTATACGCCTGCCTTCTTCGGGGCGGCAACGCTGGACAGCTGGATCAGCTTCCTGCCGATCGGCGGCACGAAGCACACGATGCTCTGGTCAGGCACAGCCTGGTACGATGCAGCCACGAAGCTGACGCTGCAGACTGGACAATGGGCACATGTTGCATTTACAGTCAATCATGGAGCAGTGAACGTATATGTAAATGGCAAGCTGGGGTATTCCGGCAGCCAATTCCCGGATATTTTCCAAGATAAGAAGGCGGTCTTCGGCCTGGGTGTTAACTATTGGGATACTCCATATAAGGGTATGATGGATGAACTGAAGATCTACAGTATGGCGCTTACAGGAGAACAGATTGAGGCGGATTATAGCTTGGGATTGCTGGAAGGGCCGGGTCTATGA
- a CDS encoding aldose 1-epimerase family protein translates to MNTTLRSESAEAVISTLGAELISFSRQDTGVEYMWSGDAAYWTGRSPVLFPIIGAVRNGEIKIGEHTYKLGNHGFARRSEFTLVEASDTTAVFLLSYNENTLASYPFQFNLYLTYTLSGNRLEIGYRVDNIDQQEILFQLGTHPAFNCPLNGQGGIEDYYLEFGEPETLERLFLNDSGLLINGRTEPVLTEEQVLPLSHEMFYEGALIFKVVASRQIALRSKLSDASVLVSYEGFPDLGIWQPKDAPFVCIEPWHGVADEENFTGAIQDKAGIITLAPGAQFNSSLTIEIN, encoded by the coding sequence ATGAACACAACGTTACGCAGTGAATCGGCCGAGGCCGTGATTAGCACACTTGGAGCAGAGCTGATCAGCTTCAGCCGACAGGATACCGGGGTGGAATATATGTGGAGCGGGGATGCCGCCTATTGGACCGGACGTTCGCCAGTGCTGTTCCCGATTATCGGTGCAGTCCGCAACGGGGAAATCAAAATTGGGGAACATACGTATAAGCTGGGCAATCACGGCTTCGCCAGACGCAGCGAATTCACCCTTGTAGAGGCAAGCGACACTACCGCAGTCTTCCTGCTGTCTTATAATGAGAACACGCTGGCCAGCTATCCGTTCCAGTTCAATCTCTACCTCACCTATACACTGAGTGGCAACCGGCTGGAGATTGGCTATAGGGTGGACAATATCGATCAACAGGAGATTCTCTTCCAGCTTGGAACACACCCGGCCTTCAACTGTCCTCTGAATGGACAAGGGGGTATAGAGGATTATTATCTGGAGTTTGGCGAGCCGGAAACCTTGGAGCGGTTGTTCCTGAATGACTCCGGTCTGCTGATCAATGGCAGAACAGAACCTGTGCTCACAGAAGAGCAGGTGCTGCCGTTGTCTCATGAAATGTTCTATGAGGGAGCGCTAATCTTCAAGGTTGTGGCTTCTCGCCAGATCGCTTTAAGAAGCAAACTTTCCGACGCTAGTGTATTAGTTTCCTACGAGGGATTCCCTGATCTTGGCATTTGGCAGCCGAAGGATGCCCCGTTCGTCTGCATCGAGCCATGGCATGGTGTAGCGGATGAAGAGAATTTCACAGGGGCCATTCAGGATAAAGCCGGCATCATCACGCTGGCACCGGGAGCACAGTTCAACAGTTCGCTGACGATAGAGATTAACTAG
- a CDS encoding ABC transporter substrate-binding protein, with protein sequence MRNKKKGFTVSFLLVMMMSTLLAACGGNGNTANTPNAGATGEPGTEATTSPNAEPVSLEFWTIALQPTFNDYFNDLIAKYESSHPGVTVEWKDYPYDAISQRLLTSTASGKSPDVVNLNTEFASQLGSKGALLDLSEHLSDEEAKSYFEGIYNSTVFDGKAYALPWYTGTEVLFMNKKLVEEAGLDPANPPQTREELVEWARQVHEKTGAAGYAQQLVSKLFPIDGISILNEDKTAAAFNTPEAEAMISQLRDLMEEGVVLKEDADFSKQIQYFSGEQVAFQLAGPTFINFIKTSAPDVYKNTIAVPLPTGKANLRLSNSMDLVVPQKSKNPEQAVEFAAYITNAENQTAFSKVANTLPSSKASIDDPFFTESDGSLEAEAKVASSQSLDKATDYMVGVPSAADINSALARGLQEILMNGKDIKATLDAVEKEVNNILSQGS encoded by the coding sequence GTGAGAAACAAGAAAAAGGGCTTTACGGTATCATTCTTGCTGGTAATGATGATGTCTACGCTGCTTGCCGCCTGTGGAGGAAATGGAAATACGGCCAATACGCCGAATGCGGGGGCCACTGGGGAGCCTGGAACCGAAGCCACAACTTCACCCAACGCGGAACCGGTCTCGCTGGAGTTCTGGACCATTGCGCTTCAACCGACGTTCAACGATTATTTCAATGATCTGATCGCCAAGTATGAGAGCAGTCATCCAGGTGTAACTGTGGAGTGGAAGGATTACCCTTACGATGCGATCTCCCAGCGTCTGCTGACCAGTACAGCCAGTGGCAAGAGTCCTGATGTCGTGAATCTTAACACCGAATTCGCCAGTCAATTGGGAAGTAAGGGTGCGCTGCTGGATCTGAGCGAGCATCTGAGTGATGAAGAAGCGAAGAGTTACTTCGAAGGGATTTATAATTCTACTGTTTTTGATGGAAAAGCCTACGCGCTTCCCTGGTACACCGGTACCGAAGTGCTGTTCATGAATAAAAAGCTGGTGGAAGAAGCGGGTCTTGACCCGGCGAATCCACCGCAGACCCGTGAGGAACTGGTCGAGTGGGCCCGCCAGGTTCATGAGAAGACCGGAGCCGCCGGCTATGCGCAGCAGCTGGTCTCCAAGCTGTTCCCGATCGACGGGATTTCGATCCTGAACGAGGACAAGACGGCGGCGGCCTTCAATACGCCGGAAGCCGAAGCGATGATCTCCCAGCTGCGTGACCTGATGGAGGAGGGCGTTGTGCTGAAGGAGGATGCGGATTTCAGCAAGCAGATCCAGTATTTCTCCGGTGAGCAGGTAGCCTTCCAGCTGGCCGGTCCGACATTCATCAATTTCATCAAGACTTCCGCACCGGATGTCTACAAGAATACGATTGCTGTACCGCTGCCGACAGGCAAGGCGAATCTGCGGCTGTCCAACTCCATGGACCTGGTCGTGCCGCAGAAGTCCAAGAATCCGGAGCAGGCTGTAGAATTTGCTGCTTATATTACCAATGCCGAGAACCAGACGGCCTTCTCCAAGGTCGCCAACACGCTGCCTTCCAGCAAAGCTTCCATTGATGATCCGTTCTTCACCGAATCGGACGGCTCACTCGAAGCCGAAGCCAAGGTAGCCTCCTCGCAGAGTCTCGATAAAGCCACCGATTACATGGTCGGTGTACCAAGTGCGGCGGATATCAACTCTGCACTGGCCCGGGGACTGCAGGAGATTCTGATGAACGGGAAGGATATCAAGGCGACGCTGGATGCCGTGGAGAAAGAGGTCAACAACATTCTGAGTCAGGGATCTTAA